One stretch of Candidatus Glassbacteria bacterium DNA includes these proteins:
- a CDS encoding 4-carboxymuconolactone decarboxylase produces the protein MMNYFESDDLKKFPAIGKFRGELARKFFEYYGKVMDEDGALTRREKALIALAVAHAQKCPYCIDAYTEACLSNGADPEQMSEAVHVAATMMAGITLVHNVQMLNKLDKLGV, from the coding sequence ATGATGAACTATTTCGAGTCCGATGATCTGAAGAAATTCCCCGCGATCGGCAAGTTCCGTGGCGAACTGGCCCGGAAGTTTTTCGAGTACTACGGCAAGGTCATGGACGAGGACGGCGCGCTGACCCGGCGCGAGAAAGCGTTGATCGCCCTGGCTGTTGCGCACGCCCAGAAATGTCCCTACTGTATAGACGCTTATACCGAGGCCTGCCTGTCCAACGGGGCGGACCCGGAGCAGATGTCCGAGGCCGTGCACGTGGCCGCCACGATGATGGCCGGGATAACTCTGGTGCATAACGTGCAGATGCTGAATAAACTGGATAAACTGGGCGTTTGA